One region of Corvus moneduloides isolate bCorMon1 chromosome 1, bCorMon1.pri, whole genome shotgun sequence genomic DNA includes:
- the CTHRC1 gene encoding collagen triple helix repeat-containing protein 1: MPRAPAAAAPPLLLLLALLLAAAPPHGGSESPKGKQKALRQREVVDVYNGMCLQGPSGVPGRDGNPGANGIPGTPGIPGRDGLKGEKGECMRESIEESWTPNFKQCSWSALNYGIDLGKIAECTFTKMRSNSALRVLFSGSLRLKCRNACCQRWYFTFNGAECAGPLPIEAIIYLDQGSPELNSTINIHRTSSVEGLCEGINAGLVDIAIWVGTCSDYPRGDASTGWNSVSRIIIEELPK; the protein is encoded by the exons ATgccccgcgccccggccgccgccgccccgccgctgctgctgctgctggcgctgctgctggcggcggccccgccgcacGGCGGCTCCGAGAGCCCCAAGGGGAAGCAGAAGGCGCTCCGCCAGCGGGAGGTGGTGGACGTG taTAATGGCATGTGCTTACAAGGCCCCAGTGGCGTTCCTGGACGGGATGGAAACCCAGGAGCCAATGGGATCCCTGGGACACCTGGGATCCCAGGACGGGATGGGCTGAAAGGGGAGAAGGGCGAGTGCATGCGGGAGAGCATCGAGGAGTCCTGGACACCCAACTTCAAGCAGTGTTCGTGGAGTGCGTTAAATTACGGCATTGACCTTGGGAAGATCGCG GAATGTACCTTTACCAAGATGCGGTCGAACAGCGCTCTGCGCGTGCTCTTCAGCGGGTCACTGCGGCTCAAGTGCAGGAACGCCTGCTGCCAGCGCTGGTACTTCACTTTCAATGGGGCAGAGTGTGCTGGGCCACTTCCTATTGAAGCCATCATATACCTAGACCAAGGAAGCCCGGAGCTGAATTCTACTATTAACATACACCGAACTTCTTCAG TGGAAGGTCTGTGCGAAGGGATCAATGCTGGCTTGGTGGATATTGCCATCTGGGTTGGGACTTGCTCAGATTATCCACGGGGAGATGCTTCTACTGGATGGAATTCAGTCTCCCGAATCATCATTGAAGAACTGCCAAAATAA